Proteins from a single region of Haloplanus sp. GDY1:
- a CDS encoding ribonuclease P protein component 4, whose protein sequence is MGIAEERIDRLVALADEAVAAGDPDRARKYVRRARRIAERNRLTLPRTVRRFTCDACDAYLRPGRNARVRLQEGHVVVRCDCGATARYPYE, encoded by the coding sequence ATGGGCATCGCGGAGGAGCGGATCGACCGACTGGTGGCGCTCGCGGACGAGGCGGTCGCCGCGGGCGACCCCGACCGGGCCCGGAAGTACGTCCGCCGCGCCCGCCGCATCGCCGAGCGCAACCGCCTCACCCTCCCCCGAACCGTCCGCCGGTTCACCTGCGACGCCTGTGACGCCTACCTCCGCCCCGGGCGGAACGCGCGCGTCCGGTTGCAGGAGGGGCACGTGGTCGTCAGGTGTGACTGCGGCGCGACGGCCCGCTACCCCTACGAGTAG
- a CDS encoding YhbY family RNA-binding protein, translated as MDTQALRKRAHDLDVTVWVGKGGVDPVVDECDDQLINEELVKVKFLRSAQGGTDVETLAATLADRTDAAVVETRGNTAVLHR; from the coding sequence ATGGATACGCAAGCGCTGCGCAAACGGGCCCACGACCTCGACGTGACGGTCTGGGTCGGGAAGGGGGGCGTCGACCCCGTGGTCGACGAATGTGACGATCAGTTGATAAATGAGGAGCTGGTGAAGGTGAAGTTCCTGCGGTCGGCACAGGGGGGGACCGACGTGGAGACGCTGGCGGCGACCCTCGCCGACCGGACGGACGCGGCCGTCGTCGAGACGCGGGGTAACACCGCCGTGCTTCACCGATGA
- a CDS encoding HD domain-containing protein, with protein sequence MDDDDPDGRKYDPDAPHAYPDEKLNRILPAVVEDPEVRTYLDAQNVNAVTRKGYNDHGPKHIEIVRNRALRLYELLKRAGVAFNGATDQGLSEADEPVIVALAATLHDVGHVVHRDRHAYYSIPLASDLLDRLLPEFYDTEEAVRVKAETLHAILCHHTEEDPLTREAGVIRVADALDMERGRSRIPYEKGGRGINTLSSRAIRNVTLEEGDDAAVLVEIEMVNAAGVYQVDNLLKAKLRDSTLEDHVRIVAINTKEESGLVERIEL encoded by the coding sequence ATGGACGACGACGACCCCGACGGCCGGAAGTACGACCCCGACGCCCCGCACGCCTACCCCGACGAGAAGCTGAACCGGATCCTCCCGGCCGTCGTCGAGGACCCCGAGGTGCGAACCTACCTCGACGCCCAGAACGTCAACGCCGTCACGCGCAAGGGGTACAACGACCACGGCCCGAAACACATCGAGATCGTTCGGAACCGTGCCCTCCGCCTGTACGAACTCCTGAAGCGCGCCGGCGTGGCGTTCAACGGCGCGACGGATCAGGGGCTGAGCGAGGCCGACGAACCGGTCATCGTCGCCCTCGCGGCGACCCTCCACGACGTGGGTCACGTCGTCCACCGCGACCGACACGCCTACTACTCCATCCCGCTGGCCTCGGACCTGCTCGATCGACTCCTCCCCGAGTTCTACGACACGGAGGAGGCGGTGCGGGTGAAAGCCGAGACGCTGCACGCCATCCTCTGTCACCACACCGAGGAGGATCCGTTGACCCGCGAGGCGGGCGTCATCCGCGTCGCCGACGCCCTCGACATGGAGCGGGGGCGCTCGCGCATCCCCTACGAGAAGGGCGGGCGCGGCATCAACACCCTGTCGAGTCGGGCGATCCGGAACGTCACGCTGGAGGAGGGCGACGACGCGGCGGTGCTGGTCGAAATCGAGATGGTGAACGCCGCGGGCGTCTACCAGGTCGACAACCTGCTGAAGGCGAAACTCCGGGACTCGACCCTGGAGGATCACGTCCGCATCGTCGCCATCAACACGAAAGAGGAGAGCGGGCTGGTCGAACGGATCGAACTCTAG
- a CDS encoding mechanosensitive ion channel family protein, whose translation MTGVALQSGAIARFLSESGVPYADAIGSAIVFVVVLAVVYVVGRAAIIPLVDRVLDSRGLEKHARKPLRKLTLLLVVFVGVAVAFGFAGYGDFLQSLATVAAAATLAIGFAMQDVIANFVAGVFIFTDKPFKIGDWIEWDGNSGIVEDISFRVTRVRTFDNELLTVPNSHLTDGVIKNPVAKGQLRLQVPFGIGYDDDIERANEIILEEANAHPDVLDDPAPSVRLTELGDSSVVLTSRVWIDDPSRSDFVKTRGEYVTAVKERFDEADINIPYPNRTLGGSLELGGVDEAVVSD comes from the coding sequence ATGACCGGCGTGGCGCTCCAGAGCGGCGCCATCGCGCGCTTCCTCTCGGAGAGCGGCGTGCCGTACGCCGACGCCATCGGCTCGGCCATCGTCTTCGTCGTCGTCCTCGCCGTCGTCTACGTGGTCGGGCGGGCGGCGATCATCCCGCTGGTGGACCGGGTGCTCGACTCCCGGGGGCTGGAGAAACACGCCCGGAAGCCGCTCCGGAAGCTCACGCTGCTTTTGGTGGTGTTCGTCGGGGTCGCCGTCGCCTTCGGGTTCGCGGGCTACGGCGACTTCCTGCAGTCGCTGGCGACCGTCGCGGCGGCCGCGACGCTCGCCATCGGCTTCGCCATGCAGGACGTCATCGCCAACTTCGTCGCCGGCGTCTTCATCTTCACCGACAAACCCTTCAAGATCGGCGACTGGATCGAGTGGGACGGCAACTCGGGCATCGTCGAGGACATCAGCTTTCGCGTCACGCGGGTGCGCACCTTCGACAACGAACTGCTGACCGTCCCCAACTCCCACCTCACCGACGGCGTCATCAAGAACCCCGTCGCGAAGGGCCAGCTTCGCCTCCAGGTACCGTTCGGCATCGGGTACGACGACGACATCGAGCGGGCCAACGAGATCATCCTCGAGGAAGCCAACGCCCACCCGGACGTCCTCGACGACCCCGCTCCCTCCGTCCGGCTGACCGAACTCGGCGACTCGTCGGTCGTGCTCACCTCGCGGGTCTGGATCGACGACCCCAGCCGGTCGGACTTCGTCAAGACCCGCGGCGAGTACGTCACCGCCGTCAAGGAGCGCTTCGACGAGGCGGACATCAACATCCCCTACCCGAACCGCACGCTCGGTGGCTCGCTCGAACTCGGCGGCGTCGACGAGGCGGTCGTCTCCGACTAG
- a CDS encoding redoxin domain-containing protein, producing MVDIGDAAPDFTVPLANGDVESFTLSEHLDEAPIVLAFFPAAFTSTCTTEMCTFRDRLANFEDVGATVYGISVDLPYTLNEFRRENDLNFGLLSDERRELIDAYGVTDTFSPVDMRVAQRAVFVVDGDGTITYRWVGDDPKQEPDYEAVREAAADASA from the coding sequence ATGGTCGACATCGGCGACGCGGCACCCGATTTTACCGTTCCGCTCGCGAACGGCGACGTGGAGTCGTTCACCCTCTCCGAACACCTGGACGAGGCACCCATCGTTCTCGCCTTCTTCCCCGCGGCGTTCACCAGCACCTGCACGACGGAGATGTGTACGTTCCGTGACCGTCTGGCCAACTTCGAGGACGTCGGCGCGACGGTGTACGGCATCAGCGTCGACCTCCCCTACACGCTCAACGAGTTCCGCCGGGAGAACGACCTGAACTTCGGCCTCCTCAGCGACGAGCGCCGCGAACTGATCGACGCCTACGGCGTCACGGACACGTTCTCGCCGGTCGACATGCGGGTCGCCCAGCGTGCGGTGTTCGTCGTCGACGGCGACGGGACGATTACCTACCGGTGGGTCGGCGACGACCCGAAGCAGGAACCCGACTACGAGGCGGTTCGCGAGGCGGCGGCCGACGCCTCGGCCTGA